The following are encoded together in the candidate division WOR-3 bacterium genome:
- the nadD gene encoding nicotinate (nicotinamide) nucleotide adenylyltransferase gives MKGIFGGNFDPVHIGHLILATDALDLLNLEKILFVPAWRSPFKNSEDSLPFKDRYNMLKLATKSSKFFEVLDIESKRKGISYTYDTIKELLKKEKELCLLIGEDQACDFKKWYKWEEILKLVKVFVFRRSVVIPKKFPKGLILLNSRIVQISSTEIRDKIKEGKPVDFLLPKEVLTYINRRNLYK, from the coding sequence GTGAAAGGAATTTTTGGTGGGAATTTTGATCCTGTCCATATTGGGCATTTAATACTTGCTACAGATGCATTAGATTTATTAAACCTTGAAAAAATATTATTCGTTCCAGCCTGGCGTTCTCCTTTTAAGAATTCTGAGGATTCTCTTCCATTTAAAGACAGATATAATATGTTAAAATTAGCTACAAAGAGTAGTAAATTTTTTGAAGTTTTAGATATAGAGTCTAAAAGGAAGGGAATATCCTACACCTATGATACAATAAAAGAATTACTTAAAAAAGAAAAAGAACTTTGTCTTCTTATAGGGGAGGATCAGGCTTGTGATTTCAAAAAATGGTATAAATGGGAAGAAATTTTAAAATTGGTGAAAGTTTTTGTATTTAGAAGGAGTGTAGTAATCCCTAAAAAATTTCCAAAGGGCTTAATCCTACTTAATTCAAGAATAGTCCAAATATCTTCAACAGAAATAAGAGATAAAATTAAAGAAGGCAAACCAGTTGATTTTCTTCTTCCAAAGGAAGTTTTAACCTACATAAATAGACGCAATTTATATAAATAA
- a CDS encoding VacB/RNase II family 3'-5' exoribonuclease: MKKKIQCIFDILERSRSGYISLKVLKKKCGKHIRSTLKELEKQGKIVSKGEKFALPHKVGYIKGIFDGKSEGFGFLMPSSEMRDLFIAPGNTYTALNGDLVLGRIIGKSRGRWKAKIEKILERSRKYFIGEVISIDGKLMFKPQNKNIPHLFEIQEIDNKIKEGDYILVEFVKWTTTTLPPLVKFCKKINKSNLYKVIVKEEYNLENTFSKKALDEAKNFSFISTERREDFTFLKTFTIDPSDAKELDDAISVNKDNNGFHLWVHIAAVSDVVKKDSAIDKEAKERGCTTYLPNETYFMMPEEITRSLSLEENKKLPTITVYIKFDKKGNPIKKEFYKSEIKSYKKFSYEEAQEILDGKKNSELESDLQIASELAKILFEKRRREGYLDFYKEEVKVIFDNSEPVGILPIKELWTHKIIEQFMIAANEAVAEQLEKSENPGLYRIHEEPEKRELEQFKKLVENLGFHLPSLERKDLSKFLEEIKDSSYRRVLNYELLRCMKKARYIARPQPHYGLGSKLYTHFTSPIRRYPDIVVQRLLFGESYSQEELKLIADHATEQEWKADSAEREITTYFILRYLEKNPDKAVKGIITNVSSNGIWVELEDFLVTGFIPIRMLPPDSYKITNSSLSGKYYKFHIGDLLLCNIYTVSPLKGELTFEFAGKIEKKK; this comes from the coding sequence ATGAAGAAAAAAATTCAATGCATATTTGATATACTCGAGAGAAGTCGCTCAGGTTATATAAGCTTAAAAGTTCTTAAGAAAAAGTGTGGTAAACACATAAGGTCCACGTTAAAAGAGCTTGAAAAACAAGGTAAAATTGTATCAAAAGGGGAAAAATTTGCTCTTCCCCATAAAGTAGGATATATAAAAGGAATTTTTGATGGAAAAAGCGAAGGATTTGGTTTCCTAATGCCTTCTTCCGAAATGAGAGATTTGTTTATTGCTCCCGGAAACACTTATACAGCTTTAAATGGAGACCTAGTTTTAGGAAGAATAATCGGAAAATCAAGAGGTAGATGGAAAGCAAAAATAGAAAAGATATTAGAACGTTCCAGAAAATACTTTATAGGAGAAGTAATCTCTATAGACGGGAAATTGATGTTTAAACCACAAAATAAAAATATCCCTCATTTATTTGAAATTCAAGAGATCGATAATAAAATAAAAGAAGGAGATTACATTCTTGTTGAATTTGTAAAATGGACGACAACCACCCTTCCACCTCTTGTAAAATTTTGTAAAAAAATAAATAAAAGTAACTTATACAAAGTCATTGTAAAAGAAGAATACAATTTGGAAAATACCTTTTCAAAAAAAGCATTAGATGAAGCAAAAAATTTTTCTTTTATTTCAACTGAAAGGAGAGAAGATTTTACTTTTTTAAAGACATTTACTATTGACCCTTCTGATGCTAAAGAATTAGATGATGCGATTTCAGTAAATAAAGACAATAATGGGTTTCATCTCTGGGTTCATATTGCTGCTGTTAGTGATGTAGTAAAAAAGGATTCAGCTATTGATAAAGAAGCCAAAGAGAGAGGCTGCACTACATATCTTCCAAACGAAACCTACTTTATGATGCCTGAAGAAATAACTAGATCCTTAAGTCTTGAGGAGAACAAAAAATTACCCACAATAACGGTTTACATTAAATTTGATAAAAAGGGTAATCCCATAAAGAAAGAGTTTTACAAATCCGAAATAAAATCTTATAAAAAGTTTTCTTATGAAGAAGCCCAAGAGATTCTTGATGGGAAAAAGAATTCTGAGTTAGAGTCAGACCTCCAAATCGCTTCAGAACTTGCAAAAATTCTCTTTGAAAAGAGAAGAAGAGAAGGATATCTTGACTTCTACAAAGAGGAAGTGAAAGTAATCTTCGATAACTCTGAACCAGTAGGTATTCTCCCCATAAAGGAACTATGGACACACAAAATCATTGAACAATTTATGATAGCTGCAAACGAAGCTGTGGCGGAACAATTAGAAAAAAGTGAAAATCCTGGACTTTATAGAATTCACGAAGAACCAGAAAAAAGAGAATTAGAACAATTTAAAAAACTTGTAGAAAATCTTGGATTCCACCTCCCATCTTTAGAAAGGAAAGATTTATCCAAATTTCTTGAGGAAATAAAAGATTCTTCTTACAGAAGAGTGTTAAATTACGAACTTTTAAGATGTATGAAAAAAGCAAGATATATTGCAAGACCCCAACCTCACTATGGTTTGGGGTCAAAGCTATATACCCATTTTACTTCTCCTATAAGAAGGTATCCTGATATTGTTGTTCAAAGACTACTTTTTGGAGAAAGTTACTCACAGGAAGAATTAAAATTGATAGCCGACCATGCAACTGAGCAAGAATGGAAAGCAGATTCTGCAGAAAGAGAAATAACAACCTACTTCATTTTAAGATATTTAGAAAAAAATCCTGATAAGGCTGTAAAAGGAATAATAACAAATGTTTCATCTAATGGAATATGGGTAGAACTGGAAGATTTCCTTGTAACAGGGTTCATTCCTATTAGGATGCTCCCTCCCGACAGCTATAAAATAACAAATAGTTCTCTTTCAGGTAAATATTATAAGTTCCATATAGGAGACCTTTTACTATGCAATATTTATACTGTTTCTCCTTTAAAAGGGGAATTAACTTTTGAATTTGCAGGTAAAATAGAAAAGAAAAAATAA
- the rpoN gene encoding RNA polymerase factor sigma-54 yields the protein MEEDKKFYIQKLRHGLRLEQKLSPLQVLMIKILQCPHLELKDLIRQEIERNPLLIMPEEEIPERIEIEEPPSSEDEESTEKLLNKELRDFFKEDFINYFTPSEEEESEGLQIPYVSTPYEELKMDLRMELSDEKLIEVGEYIIDSLNDNGFLDIPLPTIAEYFNIPEKDVEKVLKIIQDCAPPGIGARNEREAIRLYLERNYEDPKLELTIVNDFWEEYKKKEIKKIATKLNISLEEVKNAIKKIGKITPRLLGSSFGEVNYVIPSIIVEKEDKELKISINEPELPFFRLNPKYIEILQAPEKFDKKTIKFVEKWMERIRIILQTLELRKKNFRKVIEYILNTQKEFIEKGVMYMKPLSLKKIAENTNLSESTISRYIKDTYIQTPKGVFPIKYLLSGGLKTETQSISTNLIREKIKRMIESEGSKKLSDIEIKKELEKEGININRRTVAKYRTQMGIPPKSKRKKEVLD from the coding sequence ATGGAAGAAGATAAAAAATTTTATATACAAAAACTAAGACATGGTTTAAGGCTTGAGCAAAAGTTAAGTCCTCTTCAGGTCTTAATGATAAAAATTTTACAATGTCCTCATCTCGAGTTAAAAGATTTAATAAGACAAGAGATAGAAAGAAATCCACTACTAATAATGCCAGAAGAAGAAATTCCTGAGAGAATAGAGATAGAAGAGCCTCCTTCTTCCGAAGATGAAGAATCAACAGAGAAACTTCTTAATAAAGAATTAAGAGATTTTTTTAAAGAAGATTTTATTAATTACTTCACTCCATCTGAAGAGGAAGAATCTGAAGGTCTTCAAATACCTTATGTATCAACTCCTTATGAAGAGCTAAAAATGGATCTTAGGATGGAACTGTCTGATGAAAAATTGATAGAAGTTGGAGAATACATAATTGATTCACTTAATGATAATGGATTTTTAGACATTCCTCTCCCAACAATAGCCGAATATTTTAATATTCCAGAAAAGGATGTAGAAAAAGTCCTTAAGATTATCCAAGATTGTGCTCCTCCAGGGATTGGGGCAAGAAACGAAAGAGAGGCAATAAGATTATATCTTGAAAGAAACTATGAAGACCCAAAATTGGAACTCACTATAGTCAACGATTTCTGGGAAGAATATAAGAAAAAAGAAATAAAAAAGATTGCTACAAAATTAAACATAAGCTTAGAAGAAGTAAAAAACGCCATAAAAAAAATTGGGAAAATTACACCTCGTCTTTTAGGAAGTAGTTTTGGGGAAGTGAATTATGTTATACCCTCTATAATTGTTGAAAAGGAAGATAAAGAATTAAAAATTTCTATAAATGAGCCTGAACTTCCTTTCTTTAGATTAAATCCAAAATATATTGAAATCCTACAAGCCCCTGAAAAATTTGATAAAAAAACAATAAAGTTTGTTGAAAAGTGGATGGAAAGGATAAGAATAATTCTCCAAACTCTTGAGTTAAGAAAGAAGAATTTTAGAAAAGTAATAGAGTATATATTAAATACCCAAAAAGAATTTATTGAGAAAGGAGTAATGTATATGAAACCCCTTTCTCTCAAAAAAATAGCAGAAAATACTAATTTATCTGAATCTACTATCTCAAGATATATAAAAGATACCTATATTCAAACTCCAAAAGGAGTTTTTCCTATAAAATATCTATTGAGTGGAGGGCTTAAAACAGAAACGCAGAGCATTTCTACAAACTTAATTAGAGAGAAGATAAAAAGAATGATTGAATCGGAAGGGAGTAAGAAATTGTCTGATATAGAAATAAAAAAAGAATTAGAAAAAGAAGGAATAAATATTAATCGACGAACCGTGGCAAAATATAGAACTCAAATGGGGATACCTCCTAAATCAAAAAGGAAAAAAGAAGTCTTAGATTAA
- the lptB gene encoding LPS export ABC transporter ATP-binding protein, translated as MILRAEDLVKKYNRKTVVNNVKLEVEQGEIVGLLGPNGAGKTTTFYMITGFIKPESGEIYLDKERITDKPMHKRAQLGIGYLPQEASIFRGLSVENNLLSVLEILVKDPKERKKRFDLLVSEFNLTPILKRMAYNLSGGERRRVEIARALTSNPKFLLLDEPFTGIDPITREELQELVLVLKKKNIGILITDHNVRETLEITDRAYLMYDGEIILKGKAEDLISSKKAKKLYLGEKFRL; from the coding sequence ATGATACTACGAGCGGAAGATCTAGTTAAAAAATACAATAGAAAAACAGTTGTTAATAATGTAAAACTTGAGGTAGAGCAAGGAGAAATTGTTGGCCTTTTGGGACCAAATGGGGCAGGAAAAACAACGACTTTTTATATGATAACAGGATTTATAAAACCGGAATCAGGAGAAATTTATTTAGATAAAGAAAGAATCACAGATAAACCTATGCATAAAAGAGCCCAATTAGGGATTGGTTATTTACCTCAAGAGGCTTCAATTTTTAGAGGTCTTTCAGTTGAAAATAATTTACTCTCTGTACTTGAAATTTTAGTCAAGGATCCTAAAGAAAGAAAAAAAAGATTCGATCTCTTGGTGAGCGAATTTAACTTAACCCCTATCCTTAAAAGAATGGCTTATAATCTTTCTGGAGGAGAAAGAAGAAGAGTTGAAATTGCAAGAGCACTCACTTCAAACCCCAAATTCTTACTCTTAGATGAACCCTTTACTGGAATTGATCCAATCACTAGAGAAGAACTTCAAGAACTGGTGTTAGTGCTTAAGAAGAAAAATATAGGAATTTTAATAACCGATCACAATGTGAGAGAAACTTTAGAGATCACAGATAGAGCTTATTTAATGTATGATGGAGAAATAATTCTAAAAGGTAAGGCAGAGGATCTCATCTCAAGTAAGAAAGCTAAAAAATTGTATTTAGGAGAAAAATTTAGGTTATAA
- a CDS encoding LptA/OstA family protein, translating into MIPYKISSGTVEIIDRNQTIFKGGVEIYSDEIYIRAKEAFQTDTSLALIDSVFLKSKNFSMSSNVLNYKIPFKTIFGKGNIKIWREDTLKGDSLVFFKEEEKGILFGSLIYTSDTIEVKGERADFCKDSIIIKGKPEFKTPSITITADKTTYTLKDSTYKFISEVIFNHRDFYGRSGKLLYNINKNISTLINEPLIVKNKDSIMGEIITVDHKTNILRALYGKVATQTKEGKNIVWGDTINIYYNKETIDSVLVKGNPRGRFIKNDTTSGRSS; encoded by the coding sequence ATGATTCCATACAAAATTAGCTCAGGAACTGTAGAAATTATTGATAGAAATCAAACTATATTTAAAGGAGGTGTTGAAATTTATTCTGACGAAATCTACATAAGAGCAAAAGAAGCTTTTCAAACAGATACCTCCTTAGCTTTAATTGATAGCGTCTTTTTAAAAAGTAAAAATTTTTCTATGAGTTCTAATGTCTTAAATTATAAAATTCCATTTAAAACTATCTTTGGAAAAGGGAATATAAAAATATGGAGAGAAGATACTTTAAAAGGGGATTCCTTGGTTTTCTTTAAGGAGGAGGAAAAAGGAATTTTGTTTGGGAGTTTAATCTATACTTCTGATACAATTGAAGTAAAAGGAGAAAGAGCAGATTTCTGTAAAGATTCTATAATAATTAAAGGCAAGCCAGAATTTAAAACCCCAAGTATAACGATTACAGCAGATAAGACTACTTACACTCTAAAAGACTCTACCTATAAATTTATTTCTGAAGTTATTTTTAACCATAGAGATTTTTATGGGCGTTCTGGAAAGTTACTTTATAATATAAATAAAAATATTTCTACTCTAATAAATGAGCCATTAATTGTAAAAAATAAAGATTCTATAATGGGTGAAATCATTACTGTTGACCATAAGACCAATATTTTAAGAGCATTATATGGAAAAGTCGCAACACAAACTAAGGAAGGTAAGAATATTGTGTGGGGAGACACAATAAATATCTATTACAATAAAGAAACAATAGACAGTGTGCTTGTAAAAGGAAACCCAAGAGGAAGATTTATTAAAAATGATACTACGAGCGGAAGATCTAGTTAA
- the lptC gene encoding LPS export ABC transporter periplasmic protein LptC: MNKIFLIFALLSFWSCRNPEETENIKKEESLSSFVLKNYKGSKLSWRLIAKKAKISDTISIYGLEVEFFEINSGISSILKADSGFIFNNNKDLKVMGNVVITSSDSMKLWTDELNWSEDRQKIFTDSEIKYSKGKETYKGKGLEADPDLKKIIIKEKFTGEGEFK; this comes from the coding sequence ATGAATAAGATATTTTTAATATTTGCTCTCCTTTCTTTCTGGAGTTGTAGAAATCCAGAGGAAACAGAAAATATAAAAAAGGAAGAAAGCTTATCTTCTTTTGTTCTCAAAAATTATAAAGGAAGTAAGCTTAGTTGGAGATTAATTGCAAAAAAAGCAAAAATCTCAGATACAATTTCCATATATGGGTTAGAAGTGGAATTTTTTGAGATAAATTCAGGAATTTCTTCTATTTTAAAGGCTGATAGTGGATTTATTTTCAATAATAATAAAGATTTAAAGGTAATGGGAAATGTGGTAATTACATCTAGTGATTCAATGAAATTATGGACAGATGAGTTAAACTGGTCTGAAGATAGACAAAAAATCTTCACAGATAGTGAAATTAAATACTCTAAAGGAAAAGAAACTTATAAAGGTAAAGGGCTTGAAGCAGATCCAGATTTAAAAAAAATAATCATAAAAGAAAAGTTTACTGGAGAAGGTGAATTTAAATGA
- the lipA gene encoding lipoyl synthase — protein sequence MNTPPLPKWIKKALKRKKLAESLKEALYSRNLYTVCEEARCPNIGECFSQKVATFLIMGNICTRNCKFCAINKGIPKEIDETEPIRIAKEIKKLNLNYVVITSPTRDDLEDGGAGFFEKTVKAIKKLNKGIKVEVLIPDFKGNLDSLKKVLSSNIDVLGHNIETVPRLYPKVRLGAIYERSLKILEEASQNSRLLTKSGFMVGLGEEKREVIELLKELKRVGCKIVTIGQYFPPSLKHLPVKRYLSYEEFKELERIAFEIGFDYVASGPLVRSSYKSATIFYFVKGKTKS from the coding sequence TTGAATACCCCCCCTCTTCCCAAATGGATTAAAAAAGCTCTTAAAAGAAAAAAACTTGCTGAATCTCTTAAAGAGGCTCTTTATTCAAGAAATCTTTATACGGTTTGCGAAGAAGCAAGATGCCCAAATATTGGAGAATGCTTTTCTCAAAAAGTAGCTACCTTTCTTATAATGGGAAATATTTGCACAAGAAATTGCAAATTTTGCGCAATTAATAAAGGAATTCCTAAAGAAATAGATGAAACTGAACCTATTAGGATTGCAAAAGAAATAAAAAAACTAAATCTAAATTATGTGGTAATCACTTCTCCAACTCGAGACGATCTTGAGGATGGAGGAGCTGGGTTTTTTGAAAAAACTGTTAAAGCAATAAAAAAATTAAATAAGGGAATAAAAGTAGAAGTTCTTATTCCTGACTTTAAAGGAAACTTAGATTCTTTAAAGAAAGTATTGTCATCTAATATTGATGTTTTAGGTCATAATATAGAAACTGTTCCAAGGCTTTACCCAAAGGTTCGATTAGGAGCCATTTATGAAAGGTCTCTTAAAATCTTAGAAGAAGCTTCTCAGAATAGTAGACTCCTAACAAAAAGTGGATTTATGGTAGGATTGGGAGAAGAAAAAAGGGAAGTAATAGAACTTCTGAAAGAATTAAAAAGAGTAGGATGTAAAATAGTGACAATCGGACAATATTTTCCTCCTTCTCTTAAACATTTACCCGTGAAAAGATATTTATCCTATGAAGAATTCAAAGAACTTGAGAGAATCGCTTTTGAGATTGGATTTGATTATGTAGCTTCTGGACCTCTTGTGAGGAGTTCATATAAATCAGCAACTATCTTCTATTTTGTTAAAGGAAAAACTAAATCATAA
- the panD gene encoding aspartate 1-decarboxylase, whose translation MLFEVLKSKIHMGKITEINKEYEGSITIDERLALKADILPYEKVLVSDVENGNRFETYVIYGKKGEICVNGAAANLVKVGDRVIIMSFALTPDRNLTPKIIKVDENNNIIE comes from the coding sequence ATGTTATTTGAGGTTCTTAAATCCAAAATACATATGGGTAAAATAACTGAAATAAATAAAGAATATGAGGGCTCAATAACAATTGACGAAAGACTTGCCTTAAAAGCCGATATTTTGCCTTATGAAAAGGTTCTTGTAAGTGATGTAGAGAACGGAAATCGTTTTGAGACCTATGTTATTTATGGAAAAAAAGGCGAAATCTGTGTTAATGGAGCTGCAGCTAACCTTGTGAAAGTTGGGGATAGAGTCATAATAATGTCCTTTGCCTTAACCCCGGATAGAAATTTAACACCGAAGATAATTAAGGTTGATGAAAATAACAATATAATAGAATAA
- a CDS encoding T9SS type A sorting domain-containing protein, with protein sequence MKDIKRLVLLIFLLTFVAAQAKDLKPENSAKLRWGTDLLLYDGKVRIDFWGASYGIDDDEIDMDYFADSTVLTVVACPDSTLRVFKSLNSGESWSLVEEVKFSNEITEPYVIRGSDTTYHIFCRHFFSGGDIYSASYKISNDELIPGTSQFLAQANDSVNSYSVCSDRGIRSNYSIFVAYAGGTESNAKIKFTKTQDRGFTWSTPTQIATGNVSLPDITYAPDSILYLAYRSFSDGKYMIRVRRSLNLGNSWGFFPFWPKTLESDSNFKMRPKIAAAYDGSGNVWVIWAKYANEWNLMWSWSQDSAVTWSTPQAANSTPENQEILPNIMIFENPTFGLNPFVSYVRATSDWQNPIVRSFIWYSNDSAWGPDTSYADYPTSLIRPAVTMFTLFPAIAYVGENNEKVYFDSWGNTQGIEEDIVNRKISCILDRSIATNEATLRYTLPIRGYVNVSLFNPLGQEVRTLFEGINEIGENTLTFTTDGLSQGIYYIVVNTPSGTGTAKLAVIK encoded by the coding sequence ATGAAGGATATAAAAAGATTAGTATTGCTTATTTTTTTGCTTACTTTTGTAGCAGCTCAAGCTAAAGATTTAAAGCCCGAAAATAGTGCTAAACTCAGGTGGGGGACAGATCTCCTTCTTTATGATGGCAAAGTTAGAATTGATTTTTGGGGCGCTTCTTATGGAATAGATGATGATGAAATTGATATGGATTATTTTGCAGACTCTACTGTTCTCACAGTTGTTGCCTGTCCAGATTCAACATTAAGAGTTTTTAAGTCGTTGAATTCTGGAGAAAGTTGGAGTTTAGTTGAAGAGGTAAAATTTTCCAACGAGATAACTGAACCTTATGTCATAAGAGGTTCTGATACAACTTACCATATCTTTTGTCGTCATTTTTTTAGTGGTGGAGATATCTATTCGGCGAGTTATAAAATTTCTAATGATGAACTAATCCCTGGAACATCCCAGTTTTTAGCCCAAGCCAATGATTCAGTGAATAGTTATTCTGTGTGTTCAGATAGGGGTATTAGGAGTAATTATTCTATTTTCGTTGCCTATGCAGGTGGGACAGAAAGTAATGCAAAGATAAAATTTACTAAAACTCAAGATAGAGGATTTACCTGGAGTACACCGACTCAGATTGCCACAGGTAATGTTTCTTTACCAGATATTACCTATGCTCCTGATAGTATTTTATATTTAGCTTATCGGTCCTTTTCGGATGGAAAATATATGATACGAGTGCGTCGCAGTCTAAATTTAGGAAATAGTTGGGGTTTTTTCCCTTTTTGGCCTAAAACACTTGAATCAGACTCTAATTTTAAAATGCGTCCAAAAATTGCGGCAGCTTATGATGGTTCTGGAAATGTTTGGGTGATTTGGGCAAAGTATGCTAATGAATGGAACTTAATGTGGTCTTGGAGTCAAGATTCCGCAGTGACTTGGTCAACCCCTCAAGCTGCAAATAGCACTCCGGAAAATCAAGAGATTCTACCAAATATAATGATTTTTGAAAATCCAACATTTGGCCTTAATCCTTTTGTAAGTTATGTAAGAGCTACTTCTGATTGGCAAAACCCAATTGTTCGTTCTTTTATTTGGTATTCTAATGACAGTGCATGGGGACCAGATACCTCTTATGCAGATTATCCGACTAGTCTAATAAGACCAGCTGTAACTATGTTTACTTTATTCCCTGCGATTGCGTATGTTGGAGAGAATAACGAGAAAGTTTATTTTGATTCATGGGGAAATACACAAGGTATTGAGGAAGATATTGTAAACAGAAAGATTTCTTGTATTCTTGATCGTTCTATAGCTACAAATGAGGCAACTCTAAGATATACTTTGCCAATAAGAGGTTATGTAAATGTTTCTTTATTCAATCCTCTTGGTCAAGAAGTTAGAACTTTGTTTGAGGGAATTAATGAAATTGGAGAAAATACCCTAACCTTTACTACGGATGGTTTATCTCAAGGGATTTATTATATTGTGGTTAATACACCAAGTGGAACCGGAACAGCAAAACTGGCGGTAATAAAATAG